gAGTTTAAGtgtaattataattttatttttcttattttataattttcttttaaaggTTTTCTCATTTGTGAATattgttttgaatatattgtaaTGTTGATGTTTTAGGTTTAACTGGGGCTAATAAGAATACACCTGATAGGATTGAATGTCTTCGGTACATGCAATTAAACTTATAATTCATTGTAGTATGGTAATTTGGTAACATCACCTACAGCCGagtaattaaaattagtCAACTTGAAATCTTTAACTTTTGAAACATCAACAGTTGCGCTCTGTAAGGATGCTTGCAATTCAGTGAATGATTTAGCAGAAGAGATATTGATAccttttttcaattcagaAATGATTTTCTTGATATCGGAGCCGACCTTTATAGTGTCATGACCTTTGACGTACAAAGAGAATAAAGCCACATCGGAGTAAGCATCCAACTTAATAGTGGTGATCAAATCTGATAATCCAGAGACATCTGTGgataaataattctttaatacTTGGAATGTTGGTAATTCGTCTAATTTCAATGGGATAGCAATAGCTGCAACAGATTCACCGACGTGTCTTAACCTCGAGGTTTGACCAGTATGGATGGATTGGTTTTCTGCCTTTAATTGGGAACCAGCTGGCAAAGAATTTATGACAGATTCAGTGACGAATTTTTTCAAgtcattttcttcaattccTTCAGCTTcgatgataatattttccttAGTGTAAACTTTATTAGCGAAGTCTTTTAACTCATCCAAAGAAATCTTTTCCACACCATCGAAATAGACTGGGTTACCTAAACCTGATCTGAAAGTCAAATTGTATAGCGAATCTTCGGCTTTATTGATTGGgtgaatattatttagaGTTAAATCATGATGAGCAGCAGGTAATACTGTTTCGACTAGTTCATGTGGTTTGAAAGATGTCTTGTAAAGAACGTTACCGATTGCTTCGAGATAATAAGGCAAATCTGCCTTCAAAAAAGCTGCCTTCAAAGTGATAAATTCCCTGTCGACAGTGGATTCAAATCTACCACCTAAAAGTTCAGATTCCCTTACTAATCTCAAAGCAGATTTATTGTTAGTGTTTTGAAAGTTGAACCTCGAAAGTAAATGAGAAACACCATCTTTTGAAGCAAAACGAGATCCAGCCCTCACTTTAACTGATAGAAGGGATAATTCTTCGTTATTAACGTTTGGTTTGGCGACTATTGACAGTCTTCTAATCGATTGTTTTGAAAACTGTAGTTTATGAGCGTGGGATAGCATGGAGAGGCAATGTATGGATACTTATATCTGTGGTTGCCTAAAACAGAGGAAGTATTATATACACATGCACGCCAACATATGAATATATGATCACAACTCAATTGCAACTTATAACAACTcttatatatgtgtgtgtgcaTACATTATAAGAGACAGTTAGGCTAGTAGCTAAGGTAATATTTATTGACACTATTGAAATTTCAGCAATAGGGCCAACATGATTGGGAGCGAGCCTGGCCGTCCAGCGGGCCACCCCATCGCTAGGGAGGTCAGAGAAAAGCACCCTGTCTAGCGAAGCAGCACCGCAGCCTGGGCATTGGCAGGGCCCGGCAGATCTCTCTGTCTAAGTCGTAGACAGAAAGAACCAGAGTCCCCTTTTCCCTCACGCTTGCTCGCGGGGGCCCGCCATCTTTCTCGTCCGGTAACTGCGTCCCGTGCGCGGTTCGCACGGGATGGTTGTTAAAGTGGCATCTCATTGGCTCGTCCAGGATGATGTGGTTAGGGTTGAACAGGATTTCTGTCAGGTCTCTGATGGGGTTTAGGGTGTAGGGTTGTGGGATTACCCGGTCTGTTGCTTATTTCCGTTTTCCGTTTCGGGAATGTTGgaagatatttattttggATCACGTGACCTGTGATGAAAATTTGTTTGGAAAGCAAGCATCGCAAGAATCAGGACATGAAgtgatgagatgagatgagatgaaaCGGTGAATGATCAACTACAGCATATTtgtaagtatatatatatggcCACATAACTACTTCTAGGTTTGTGCTGAGTCGCAGGTTTACAACCTTTCTCAGAAGGAATGCCATCTGTGAACTTATACAAGCAATTATGTCTACCGCCAGTGTAGTTGACGCAACTGGAGCTGCCGCTCCAGTTGCTGGAGAAGAAACTGATTTGAAAGTCACTTTTACCGATGAAGTTAACGATTTAACGGGGGTTGCGTCTTTGGAGCAGAGGTCATTGAACTCAAAGTCCTTTCTTTACTCTGAGGTCACTAAATCACATTTGGGAGAGAATGCAGAGTTGGTTATAAGAGTTTTGGTTTCGAAAGGGAGGTTGACGATTCATGAAATACACAGGTATATCAGCGGTGTACTTGAAAATGGAATGAACAAGTTTGCAGGTATTAACAAAGGAAAGATCAAGAAGATTCTGATCTCATTGGTGCAATTGAGATGTGTTAGCTTCTTCGTTGAaaattctttgaataaGAAGGCTAGCACGTACTATTCCGTCAATTACGACGGTCTGGACATTTTACTTTACAATGGGTTGATCCTTGAAGAGGTTTCAAACAGATTTAACTCGGATTTGGCAACAAGAGTTGTCCAAAACATATTATCCGTGGGTTCGTTGACCATCGAGGAGTATTTACACAGTGGAGATTTTAAATCGGAAGGTATTGAATTCAACGTCAAGCAAGCTTTCTTACAACTGTTCGAACAGGGGTTTTTGGTTCCAATGTCTATGGTATTGCATACACCAATTAATGATCTTTggaataaaatatatgcTGAggaatataaaaaaatccCAAGAACATCAACTTTATCAGagttaaagaaaaaaactGAGGCCAAGGAAAAAGCAAAAGTGAAATTTTTGTTCtattttgatgatttaaataacatCTCAAAAAACACAATGATAGACCCTCAAACCtcaatgaaaattttaaagcaAAATATACCACTAACGattaattttgatagatttttgaaaactAGAAGAACTAAACAATTGGTTCATTTTGCTAGATCAAGAGTAGGCGACATCCCtgcatttatttataaattagCGTTACAGTCAACTGAAAGGAACTCTTTACCTGTAACAAATCCATTCGTGAAAACGGGTTTATTGCAAGATTTAGATGATGCGAATATTATTAGAGAAGAGGATAGAGTTAATgaagaatcaaaaaaagTTACTTTTACTGCAGCTGACATAACAAGATGCTTGCCACATGGCTTAGATTTGAAAGGATCTTTAACATCGAAAGTAAAATCGAACAAACGTATGAACAATGAATCAGAAAATAACGTAccaaagaaattaaagacCGAAGATGGATTTGTCATTCCATCCACTCCATCTGTATTATCTCTTTcagaaaaatcaaatgaaTCTATTGATACTCATACTCAAGGTGAAGAAAGTACAATATTGGATGATGTAGATATTGATGTTAACTTTGACGAACAGGCTGATCCTATTACTTTGGTCAATGGccatttgaaattattatcacAATCAAATATTCCATTTTTAAGAGAGGCAAAACCAGGTGTTTTTTTCGTACCATTTACAGAACTTCTCCCTGTGTTGCGTTCTAGTAcatatgataatattattacatcTACTTTGGGTCCATCTTCAACTCGTGTTCGTCGTTGTGTAATTGCTAATAGATTAACGTCTGAGAAAGTTATTAATTCAACAGCATTGATGAAAGAGAAAGATATCAGATCAACTATTGCATCtgtattgaaatataacGTCTTAGAGATTCAAGAAGTTCCAAGGACAGCAGATAGAGGTGCGTCAAGAGCTGTTTTCTTATTTAGATCAAAGGAAAGACATTCTTACGATTTCATGAGAGAGAATATTTCATGGAATATGGCCAATTTGATGTATAAAGAGGATAAATTGAAAGCTGATAATATTACATTGTTAACAAAGGCTAATAGAGATGATGTTAAGGGGAAAGAAGgagaattattattacctAGTGAAATGAgtcaattaaaaatggttAATGAACGTGAGCTAAATATCAAAACAAGAATTTGTAGATTATTATCACTGTGGGAAGTatacaaattttaaattatgcagagataatatattatgaaAGTTCATATATTAAGTCTTGTAttatttatgtatataaatatatatttatgttaATAGACTAACagcattattatttaaaaacattcatttaatgatttcagAGACTTCGCACTCCAAGGAGTCAAGAACAAAGATCTTTGAATATTCCTTAAATTTGACATTTCAGAGTACTTCTCACTTAATTGTTCTGCAGTTAACTTATTTTGTCCTTCGGAAGCTACTCTCAAAGATATCTTTTCAGACAAATTCTTCCATGAACGATCATTATTTGGAAAGAAAAATGCTGTTTGTTGAAATAATGGTAACTCGCTGGATGAGGAAGTTCGTTCCAACTTCTTGactaaatttaatattaaaaattgaagagaTAAATGTGTATCCTTTATTTTCTCTGAcaatgatatattttgtaaatctTGTAATATTGTTTCCAATATATCAACATGATTTTCTAGTAAGGAAATAGCAGCGATAGTTAAGGTGACAAGTAATTCATTACCATTGATGGCTATGTATTCCGTCAATTCATCCAAAGCAATCATTTTGGATTCCTCGGATCCTATGTCATATAATACCTTAGATACTAGTATCACCAAGTATTTAGAATCCTCAGACAATTTTGTTAATATCTGGAAATGTTCTAAAGTCTTATCATAATCATCAAGGAAATAATAGGCTAAACCtaaacaaatattattagatatttgACATGAGAGTGCCAGACTGCTGTCATACTCTTGAATAATTCCTTGCGATAAATTAGCATTGTCTATCGAAGTTTCGTAATTGCCTAATCCAAGTTGAATTCTAGAAATCTGTGACTTAATTATGGCAAAATTATACAGTTCTTTTTCATCTTGagttttttcaaatcttttttctaatatttcAGATAATCTACTGGCCAGTTTATCGGCATATAGATATTGGTGCAATCTTTCTAAAACTAAAAGCGAACTTTGTAATGCATACGCATCGTTTGGtgattttttcaaatactGTTCTAATGCATACGCTGCAGTTGATAGTTCTTCTAAAGAATCAAGATTATTTTCAGTTTTTGAATACCCAATTTGGTTTTGCAGCGTGTTCTTAGCATATAATAATTGAGCAACCTTCGATCTACCATTTGCTAAAATATATGCATGAGAGAACATATTAATACTTTCTTGCGTGTTTCCCTCTTTTTCTAGTAATAATGCCATACCTAACCAAGGTGATGACTCCTGTGGTGCAATACTTTGCGTTCTAGCGAGCACTTGACGGGCAAAATCGAGATCCTTAGCCTTCAAAGCCAATAAGGATAAATTAAACCAAACCTCAGTATCTTTTGGTGATAAGGCAATAGATTTTATAAAGCAATGTTGGGATACTCTCCAATTTATGTCCATGGTACTGATACCTAAAGCAATCCATGATTTAGTTGAATTTGATTGATATTCTATTGCTTtcttaaaagaaaatatggCAGCGTCCCTACTTTCAGGTAACCTTAACATTAGTAAGGATACAAGTTCAGATACACCAATATTATGCCATAGAGATGATTTGACAGTTGCAGAAGTTTCTGAGTTTGTGCCACTTGTAAAAGCACACTTTGATGATAGAACTAAAAATTTGCAGGCTATTGTGATATTGTCATCGTCTGTTGATGAAAGGATACTTTCAAGGTTAATTTTGTCAATAGCATCTAGCTCTTCTATTTGCAAATTTTTGACagtttcaaatattgaaactaACGTCTCAATAGGAAGCTCCTCGATCTTAGATTGTACAGATATAAATAACTGAAGAGAGCTAAAAAGTGAAATCCAAGCAATTTGTGGGTGAGTTTGTAAATCAACAAACAGGTgataaattgaatcaatGGCCTCTACTGAAACTTTTATCgattttgttaaaaaaCCTCTGTTATATAAATCAGTAGCGTAATTGGTTAAAGTTGAAGCATAAGTTGCATGGAAAACCTCTTGATCAAGTGAAGACAAAGTTAGTTCCTTTAGTAAAAGAATACTGTCCTCGTACTCTCCTATGTTTGATAGGGACTCGGCTAAAAAGAGCTTAGCATACAAATGATTTGAATCTAGTTCAATTGCCTTTTCAAAAACCTTAATAGAAGCCTCAATCCTACCACATCCTACGTAGGCTTGTCCTAATCCCACCCACGattcaatatcttctttatcaatACGTAAAGCTGATTGAAACCATTCAATTGATTCTGCTTCTTGTTGCCTTTCCAGATGGGAAATACCGACTACCCTGTAAGGCCAAGATAAGGACTTGAGATACTTTTTAGCACCATCAGATTGTACTAGAGCTTCTGCAATGGCATGAGCAGCAGACCAATTTTCTGCGTTTGTATATTTCcttataatatattctgCTGCAATTATATCACCGGAATTTAATTCGAATGCTTTATAGTAGCATCCAAACGCTCTCTGTTCatcattataatattctGTATAAATATGCCCAAGTgtagaaaatgataatgaaaaggTTTCCAGAAGCTTCAAAGATTTAATTAGTAGTTGATAGGCCAAATTGACTAGAGATAAGTCTTTTGAAGTGTTCTCGATCTCTTTTGCCTCCTGTATAGATAGATAGGTTTTTGCTAGTCTCCAAAGAGTCATTGTATGTAATTCAATCGATAAAATATCAGTGcctttcatattttttaaagcaGTGTTCAAGATATCAATAGCTTCATCATATTGGTGTAAGTTTGTGTATGTCCATCCTAAAGCACTTACAATCTCCATATTTTCTGAGAATTCTTTTCTAACATCAAGCAACAGATTGTTTGCTTCTTTCCAATTCTCCATTTCTATGAATATTAAACCTTTACCTAACTTTGCGCTTGCATTATGTGGTTCGACTGTCAAAATCTTTTCATATAAAGCTAATGCTGTTTTGTagtttcttttaaaatcaaaatatgtATAAACTGTGGCTAAATTTAAAGTAAAGGCTAACTTTGAATTTGGAAGTGTTGCACCTAGAGATTTGATGGAATTAGCAACTAATGAAGTACCTGTTTTTATGTATGGTAATGCAGCCTCGTACTCTCTGGaaagtatataatattgtgAAACAATTCTGTGAGCCAAAGCAGAAGTTTGAGCCTTTGGTATATATTCGATAAGAGAGGTCAATATATCTGATTCAAGTAAAATTGGGGAATCCTCATCTTGTTCAAGCATTTCCTTCAgttcttcaatatcttcttcattagTAAGTTCTTCACGATTAAAATCATTGTCTGCAAGTTCTTTATCGTTTGATCTGGATTCATTAACCTTTTTATCATTACTATCGGTTATATTGAACGAGGTTGTGTCATATTTcgaaaaaaatgaaaataaccAGGAATACAGTATGACTGCCAATGGTTCATTAGGAAACTTTTTGAAGAAACGTAACACTAATTTTGAATCTAAGGAATTCAAATCTTGGTAATCTTGccattcaaaatataacttCCATGCTCTAACAGAAGAGGTGTCAACTAAAACCAAATCTTCTACCATTGTTTTAATTATCCCATATAACGTGTGTTTGGTATCAGCAGGCATAGAGTGTAGAACTGTAATTCTATGATCTAGCCATTTTATCTCAAGTTCGtttctttcttcatcattatcaGTAATATTAACCAATTGATTGAAATACTCATCACATTTAGAATTCTTATACACTTCCCATGCTAACTGATTGATTTTAATCTGATAGTCTGGATCATTTGCGCTCAACTTTAATCTCTCCCTACTGacaatttttgaaacttcACTTTGTTCTGTAGTTAAAGTCAGTGACAATAACTCTTTTAAACAATCTTGTGGTTTAATCAAATGTCTACCAATCTTCTCAGCAAGTGGTACACCCGGTCTCATAGTTTGCAAAAacatatattcaatatctGGAACTGCCTTCCTAAGCATACGTATATTATGAATTAACTCGACTAGTGattgttgttgttcttgTAATAGATCAGAATATTGATCACATAAAGTAAAATACATTTCCAATGGTATTATATGTGGGAAGATCATGGTTTGTCTCTCCTCAAAAAGCTTGAATAACCCTTTCCATGCTAGTAAATTTGAAGGAATAGAATCAATAGCTTCCCTATAAGCAGAAATTGCATTTTCTATGTTCTTAGAAATATCACCGGAATCTAAACAAGAATATGACTTCCCTAAGAATACATAGGCAAAGTAATTGTGCTTATCCAATTTCAAAGTTTGTTTACAGATATCAATAGCCTCCTCGTAATCACCTCTAGCTACCTCTGATTTTGCCTCTTTCAAAAGCTGCTTCAGCTTCGTAGCATTCAAATTCTCTGATTTATTATCCATTCTATGTTTAATTCGTCAAAGAACGATTTCAATTgttaaaacaaatattgataagAACACAATGATGCGCAATAATGATGTGCCGACTCTCTAATGGCTCAAAAGTAAATTTATAACCACTATTTTTTATATgaaatgatatttattcTTTCCAGTAGTTTCTAATTCTTAAGTATCagatttcaataatttcgGCTCTAGtaataaaagtaaaaagTATAAAATAGAAACTGATAATAgtgaaaaatgatataacaTTTCCTTAAATGTTGGTTAAAGAACGTATATACACGGCTAAGTAGTATTGGTTACAATTTCTGAAGactgtaaatatatattttcattaagtTTCTTATTGTGGCAGGACCAGGCAAGTACTAGAGCTATTGCTGGGCTGAAGATCAAGAAATTGTCAATTGGAAATATTACACACCATGCATACGAACCAATCTTTGAGTGTGGACCAAATATCACCAGAGCTAATCAATAAACTGAAGAATGCgtttgaaataattgacGAGAATGGTGATGGGGCAATTACAGAGGCTGATTTAAGTAGcatatttaaaacattagGAATTGTGATGAGCTcagatgaaattaaatcaatgTTAGGAAATAATGATGAGAGTGAAGGTAAATTGAACTATCCTGAATTTTTAGCCATGATGGGTAATATCTTGAATAGGTTTAACCAAAAGAAAGAAGTGGTGAAGAAAAGTTTTGAAGTTCTAAGCAAAAACTCAAATATTGACGTTAAGAAAGGTACGATACCCAAGCAAACccttttaaattatttagaaaaaaatggatATGAAAATGCAGAGATTGAATTCAAAGAGATACTAATGAGTTTCAGCAATGACAAGAGTGTCAATAATGGTGATTTCAAGATAGTACAATTCCTTGAAACTGTATTCGATGAATAATAACTATTTACATAGCATTAGcattcatatatttattcatagACACATTTgcgaaaaaaaaaaattcaatagtGAACTGGGCAAGATTATAACTGTTTTTATTACATATATGATGTATGCCAACTATAAAATctgtttatattatatgataCAATTTGTAATTATGCATTTTACAAATGATAATTCTAGTGATCATTTGTGTTActtctattatttttgttttttcaattgaaattagAACTAATTCATTTAAGTCTGTGTTTTTTGATCTTCATCTCCATTTCTGGATTACATTACGAAGACAGAATTCGGAGACTTCTTATAAATCCACAATCAGTTCTTCAACACTCCAGTCTTCAAAAGAACCATCTGGTAAGTATCTTCTAATAACCAAAGGAATCTTCTTTTCAGAAAGTTCCTTCATAGCAATCTTTAGCGGATCAGTTTCACCTTCCAGATCAACAAACACAGGAGCATTCATTGAGATTTGTAAAGCTCTAGTACCTAATATTCTAGCTCTTTCGTACTTGGTCATGTATGGAGTCGTAGTTCTCTCTTCCTTTGGAATAGCTCTTTCCTTCAAagtttttcttctaattgtCTCGAACTGCTCCTCTACTTCTAGACCGTTTCCAGTACCACCAACAACTATCGTCTTACCATCTTCGGTCTTTGGCTCATTaccatcatcatttttgaaTCCTTCATTGAAATTCTCTTCATCTGAGAAATGCTCCACTTCGAAGTTCTCGAAATTCTCATTCCCGTCATCATTAAAACCTTCTTCGTAATCAGACattgtttatttgttttttcttttattctACTTGgaatatatgtatatgcGTATGTGTATGTGGGTGTATGTGTATGTCTTCGGTCACTTAAATGACTGTTTCAGATCTATCCTAATGATTTCAGTACCCAGGAAATTTAGCAATGCACTctaaagaaacaaaaaccAGACAATGCTCCTCTCAAGTCTTGAATCAAGACGGAAACCGAGCATCCTGGAACCAAAGTAAACATACTATAACACctcttttaaaataactTCTATCAATTAGTTCATTATCCAATTGTTATTTTGGGCTTCTCACtacaaaaaattttcaatctGTTGACCTTATAGCGGTTCCGTGCGGGTAAGGGCATCACATCCGATGACATTTCAAATTCTGATGGCACTGGCTGCTCATCGCCAAAGAAGTAAACTATTTAACTATGGTTAATTGGAAGGATTCCTTTTCTATATTGGCCAGTGAGGTGCGTCTTGGAAGGATTGCAGCAAGGGAGAGTCGATTGTGATAACTGGTTGTCATTGTTGTTGCGTTTTGGAGAACATGGGATTCGTCAGCGCAGACTCTGAGAAGTCTGATAAtgttaaaatttcattatgGAGAAGTGAATCAACTGCCAGGAGCAGTAGTAAATCTAGTGGTGTTGCATTGGTAAATGGTAGTGATACTGGTACAGACGATTTGGATGACGGCGGGTTGAGCGACGTGAGTGTCAGTAGTATAGACAGTTTTTCCAGCTCATCGAGTACCTCAAGTAGAAgaataaagaaatatttctGCGAATATGATGGTTGCAACAAATCGTTTGCGAGGCCCTCGACATTGACAGAACATCAGCAGTCCATTCATTTGGGGATTAAGAACCATAGTTGCGACGTCTGTGGGAGTAAATTTTCAAGGAAAAGTCATTTGGAGAGACATTTAATATCGCATTCAGCTGAAAAACCTTTCCATTGCTCATTTTGCGACAAAGGTCTGACTACGAGACAACAGTTAAAGAGACATGAAATTACTCATAGTAAATCTTTTCAGTGCACGTTTGAAGGTTGTGCTGAAAGTTTTTATAAACATCCTCAACTCAGAGCACACGTATTGTCTGTGCatttagaaaaattgaaatgtCAATTCTGCGGGAAGAGCTTCCAAAGACCATATAGATTAAAAAACCATTTGACAAAGCATCACAACCCAGAGGTAGAGAATCCGTACCCTTGTTCGTATAACAACTGTACAAAGAATTTCAAGACTTGGACCGCATTGCAAAGgcatttaaaaaatgatcATCCCAAGGTTAGATGTGAAGTATGTGATAAGCCATGTGTTGGTGAGAGTGGGTTAAAAATGCATATGAAAATACATGACGACAAATTGGTAATTAAAAATTGGAAATGTAACATATGTGAACACGAACTGTTGGATGAAGATTTGAAATCAGAAGAGAAATCGTTCgcaaagaaaaatgaattgttGAATCATTATAGAAAAGAACATAATGATCATATACCCGACGAACTGCTTATAGATTTTAACACCGATGAAGATCAGATTTTCAGAGAAAATGATGTATCTGTTTCAAACAGGGATTCATCTGGTATTGCGAAccataataattttgatacCGATGATAATAATGTGAGGAAGAAGAGAAAACTAACAGATTCAATGATAATTctaaatgaagaaaaattaggAAGGTGCATAAATGGTGATGATATGACATGCGAGCTTGCATTATCATCAAACAACAGTGATTTAAGAAACTATGAGACTAAGAAAGGTACCAATGCATTGAGCCTTCTAATGGATACTGTTGGTAGAAAACTAAGTTGCTATTTCCCAGGTTGTAGAAGAACATTCAAAACAAAGGAACGATTTGATAAACATATTTCAAAGCACAATATCCATCAactaaaattgaaaattgcATTGGAAAAGGAACAGGGAtctaaagaaaataaataaatatagaactaaatatataattaagTGTCAATTGTAAGAATAAGGGAGTCATTAATATGAAAGGCTCTTTTTTGAACTGccatatttattaaagaggtatatctaaatataatatgCTGTTTATTAgattaaaatatcattgtTAACCGTGCTTTCTCCTTTACAATTGAGTTAATCTCGCATTGTAGTTTGGTTTTCCATCATCGAATTCGAATCTTAAAATAGACCATACCAAATCTATCATTATACAAGCGATGGACAATGCGTAAACCAATGATATGGCATAAAAGAAGTTACTATTACCAGACCCTAAATTTACCCATATGTGATAAAATATCGGTGATAAAACTATTGCATGTAAAAACAACAATACAGATAAAATTGGATATTTCATGTAACCAAAGACAGGTTTAAAAAATGGTAAGAAACTGATGAAAAATCCAAAATCACTAACTGTTGGATAAGCTTTTGTTAAAGTAATCCACCCTAGACAAAGAATCAATGCCCAAAAACTCATTAggattaaatttatatttttacctgtattttgtttattgtAACTTGAGAATCGTATTGTAAATGGTAAGATCAATGCAAAAAcgaataaattaaatactGAATGATAAAATGGTAAAAACATTTCGAACATTTCAATGAATAAATACCACCATAGACCTAGATTTGGTATTAGTTTTTTGAAACTAAATGTTACTAAATAtgtattttcaataaaattccaatttaaatcatttataatataactTAAAACCAATAGTCCTATGATTGTTGAGAGTGTTACTATAATGAATAAACCGATATAATTTGTATTGCTAACATTGTTGGTGATTTGtttattgatattgtaAATAACTGAGCATATTGGGAAAATTAGGTAAATTGGATAAAATGATAAGTAACTTGAAATTGCTAAAGAGACACCTGCTGAAATTATGTTTAATTTGTTTGAGctattcaaattttgaagtAGAGATGACAATATGAATTTAAAacttaaaattaaaaataagtttggaaatattattgttgatTTCGATACATTTGATAGTAAACAAATTGGattaagtaaatataatacacctggtaaatatttttttgaaccTGTATCATTTGGAAACAAaatcatatttatatgaatCAATTGCAACGCAATGATAATATCAActattgaataaataattgataacaataataaattattatcaacgtaaaaaaaagataatacGTGAATTAATAAAGGTTGTTGATGTATCAATCCACCatcatataaattattcGATGTATgattcaaaatgaaaaaactTTCCAATAACGATTTGTAGGAAGTCATTGGGGAAGAAAACTCTACTAAATCATCTAATCCAAACGTTAAATTTGGATAATGACAATGTAGAGTCAGTCTTAATAAAAAACTCACAAGTAAAATACTT
The window above is part of the Tetrapisispora phaffii CBS 4417 chromosome 7, complete genome genome. Proteins encoded here:
- the QCR2 gene encoding ubiquinol--cytochrome-c reductase subunit 2 (similar to Saccharomyces cerevisiae QCR2 (YPR191W); ancestral locus Anc_7.548), giving the protein MLSHAHKLQFSKQSIRRLSIVAKPNVNNEELSLLSVKVRAGSRFASKDGVSHLLSRFNFQNTNNKSALRLVRESELLGGRFESTVDREFITLKAAFLKADLPYYLEAIGNVLYKTSFKPHELVETVLPAAHHDLTLNNIHPINKAEDSLYNLTFRSGLGNPVYFDGVEKISLDELKDFANKVYTKENIIIEAEGIEENDLKKFVTESVINSLPAGSQLKAENQSIHTGQTSRLRHVGESVAAIAIPLKLDELPTFQVLKNYLSTDVSGLSDLITTIKLDAYSDVALFSLYVKGHDTIKVGSDIKKIISELKKGINISSAKSFTELQASLQSATVDVSKVKDFKLTNFNYSAVGDVTKLPYYNEL
- the RPC82 gene encoding DNA-directed RNA polymerase III subunit C82 (similar to Saccharomyces cerevisiae RPC82 (YPR190C); ancestral locus Anc_7.547) → MSTASVVDATGAAAPVAGEETDLKVTFTDEVNDLTGVASLEQRSLNSKSFLYSEVTKSHLGENAELVIRVLVSKGRLTIHEIHRYISGVLENGMNKFAGINKGKIKKILISLVQLRCVSFFVENSLNKKASTYYSVNYDGLDILLYNGLILEEVSNRFNSDLATRVVQNILSVGSLTIEEYLHSGDFKSEGIEFNVKQAFLQLFEQGFLVPMSMVLHTPINDLWNKIYAEEYKKIPRTSTLSELKKKTEAKEKAKVKFLFYFDDLNNISKNTMIDPQTSMKILKQNIPLTINFDRFLKTRRTKQLVHFARSRVGDIPAFIYKLALQSTERNSLPVTNPFVKTGLLQDLDDANIIREEDRVNEESKKVTFTAADITRCLPHGLDLKGSLTSKVKSNKRMNNESENNVPKKLKTEDGFVIPSTPSVLSLSEKSNESIDTHTQGEESTILDDVDIDVNFDEQADPITLVNGHLKLLSQSNIPFLREAKPGVFFVPFTELLPVLRSSTYDNIITSTLGPSSTRVRRCVIANRLTSEKVINSTALMKEKDIRSTIASVLKYNVLEIQEVPRTADRGASRAVFLFRSKERHSYDFMRENISWNMANLMYKEDKLKADNITLLTKANRDDVKGKEGELLLPSEMSQLKMVNERELNIKTRICRLLSLWEVYKF